The sequence below is a genomic window from Cerasicoccus sp. TK19100.
GCGGTGGGGCTGGTATCTGATCGATTGGGATATGCGCTGCTTGCGATTTCAATCCTCTTTTTTGGCATGCCGCATGGTGCCATGGATATCGAAGTTAGCCGCCGTATGCAGTGGTGGTCGGATTCGTTGAGTTTCGCTAAATTCTGTGGCCTATACCTGCTTGGAGTTGCGGCGGTGTTAGCCTTTTGCTTTTTTACTCCGTTGTTGGCGCTGGGGTTTTTCTTAGTGCTAACGGCCTGGCATTGGGGGACGGCAGAGAGTTACTTTGCATCGCAAAGTAGGTTGCTTCGCGCAATGGTAGGCATGGCGCGTGGCTTGGTGATTGTCACGGCTCCGATATATTTTCATCCTGTCGAATCGGCTCAGGTGCTCGGTGGATTTGTCAGTTGGTTTGGTTTGGAAAACGCTAGTTTCGCTGAGCACTCGTCATTGCTGTTAGCCGTTCTCATCGTTAGTTATTTTACTGATTTTGGCTTCGCTCTCTATCGTTGTCACGTGGACGCCTCGAGTGCTTCTAAACTATTTGCACTGGAGGCTTTGTGCTTACCGTTCTTCTTTGCGCTGACTCCGCCCATTACCGCTGTGGCGTTTTATTTCGTTTGCGTGCATGCTTATCGACATCTGTTGCGCTTAACTGCGAGCAGTCAGTCTGAGTCTCATCTCATGCGGCAGGCTAAGCGAATTTTCCAGGCGCATGGTCGCGTAATGTGGGCTGCACTGCTTCCAATGGCTCCGCTTGTGTTTATCTTGGCTTGGCGCTCACAGGTAAGTCCGGCAGAGGTCACAGGGATCTATTTAGTGCTACTTTTTAGTTTAACCGTGCCGCATGCATTTATCATTTCTTGGCTTGATCAACGAGAGCTGTGCAGGCAGCACTATTGACGTGAGATATGCGTTTGCATAAGCACTCTGCCCCAAAGGGATACTTCAGATCATGACCTCAGTCTCAGGTTTTTTCACCAGTGGTGACCTTGAAGTTATCGAACAGTGCTGTAGTATTTACGAAGTTACCGTCCGCATCAGTGGGAGCCCAGCTGGGATCACTTCCGCCGTGAAACGTGCTGAAAAGGAACTTGCTGATCAATGTTTCGTCGCCGTCCTGGCCGCGGAATTCCATGTTCTGGGAGTCGGCAACCAGTCGGCCATCGATGAAAAGTTGGGTGTAGCCGTTGGCTAGGCCGGCGTCATTCAATTGAGTAACGATTTTCACGTGCTGCCACTCGCCGATCTTGAATACGCTTTCAGACGTTCTCATACCCGTACCATATTTTTGCTGTTTGTCTTGGTTGTAGAGGTAGGTGCGCGCAAAGCCGTCCTTTGCCCACATAATGCGTGAGCTCCAACCGTTGGGGCGGCGTTCGCGGCCGCCGGTTACTGGCATGTCGGGGCCTACG
It includes:
- a CDS encoding Brp/Blh family beta-carotene 15,15'-dioxygenase, with amino-acid sequence MQVSLPVYFGLPLIGMLSLAGLSAVGLVSDRLGYALLAISILFFGMPHGAMDIEVSRRMQWWSDSLSFAKFCGLYLLGVAAVLAFCFFTPLLALGFFLVLTAWHWGTAESYFASQSRLLRAMVGMARGLVIVTAPIYFHPVESAQVLGGFVSWFGLENASFAEHSSLLLAVLIVSYFTDFGFALYRCHVDASSASKLFALEALCLPFFFALTPPITAVAFYFVCVHAYRHLLRLTASSQSESHLMRQAKRIFQAHGRVMWAALLPMAPLVFILAWRSQVSPAEVTGIYLVLLFSLTVPHAFIISWLDQRELCRQHY
- a CDS encoding polysaccharide lyase: MTLLDIDFNNPEQAAAKRILKQPNIALAEGDGHDGSNAIRVTYTGNEVGSERVVTHIPFSRKTDYAALDFDVKFEDGWQFVRGGKLHGVGPDMPVTGGRERRPNGWSSRIMWAKDGFARTYLYNQDKQQKYGTGMRTSESVFKIGEWQHVKIVTQLNDAGLANGYTQLFIDGRLVADSQNMEFRGQDGDETLISKFLFSTFHGGSDPSWAPTDADGNFVNTTALFDNFKVTTGEKT